GATGCTCCCTCATCCTCTAATGGTCCACAAGTCTCCAATGCTCCACAAGCCTCTACTGTCCCAAAGCCTTCTCGGAAAAGGCGTGCAGAATAAGCAGCATATGTTATGAGAAGTAGTCTTCAATCACGTGATGAGATACTCTCTCACAAAAACCACCTAATAGAAAGCCATCCAGATTTGAGTTGCAGCCAGCTTAAGGCTATGAGTGTCTTGCATTCACTGTCTAGTATCAGAATGTGGCCTCCATTGTACAAAGCTGCTTATAAACATCTCAGGGAAGCTGCTACAAATCGACAGACGTTCCTAAGTTATGAAGATGACGAGAACAAGATTATCTATTTGGAGGAAGAGACCGGTGAAAGCAGATATGCATGAGTTTTATGTTCTCCTATCTATTGTCTAAGTATTGTGTTTCTCTCTATTTGTTTGAGTCTTGTGTTTCTCTTTATCTTTATGCATGACATTTATTTATGACATTTTCCttctatgaaaaaatattagtatttgttaACTCTTTTTACCTTCATGCTTGTGGTAGGTATCATCTTGACCAGTTTGCTAGGGGAGGACCACCAACAAACTCTAGAGAACTGTTTAACCGGAGGCATGCTAGTTTACGTTCTGTGATTGAAAGAACATTTGGTGTTTGGAAAGCGAAGTGGAGGATTTTAGATAGAAAACATCTGAAGTATGATGTTATAAAGTGGGTGAAGATTGTGACAGCAACTATGGCACTTCACAATTTTATTCGAGATTCATCTGATGAAGACCGTGATTTCACTTATTTGGAAACAGTAAATGAGTATGAACATCATGGTGACCAAGCAGTAGAAGAGCTTGAGCATACTCCATACCTTCCATCTGGTGATAGAGCAATGGAGATTCGACGTGATGCAATCACTGAAAGGATAGCAAGAGGAAGTCGACTTCCATATTAGCTTCACATATGATCATCAAGCAGTCACTTCCTCCAGGTTTTTattcttatctctctctctctctcttctctctctctttttctctctcgcATCTCACGTTTGTAAATTGAATGAGAGTATTTCGTATATCTTAAAAGTCTAAACATTTGTGTCTGTCAGTTGTTTATTTGCTTGTAGGAAGCATGTGTGATGTATTGTTTATATGTTTCAGGTTTGAGTGTTCAAGACATTTGAAGATCATCTTCTTGAAGTTAAGAGATTATGTTTACTATTGTTCAGACTTGAGTTTTTATGTCAAGAGTTTATATTCAGATTTGAgtgtttcattttttgaatgttTTAAGTCAAGACtttgagtttttattttgttattttaagactttgaattttgagtttaatgtttattattgttattttataatgttataaaccatgaaaaattaaatttgatatttatttttatttatgtctattttatttgtaattaaacataattttttacaagttaaaacatgaaaattgaATTTTAGATATAGTTTTATACATGTTTAGACTAAAAGAGAAGATAAGGAGCTTTTGGTCATTTGACATAAAACTCATCCAGATACAAAATATAGAAATGTAAAAACATAACTACAGCCAGATACAATTTCAAGAAAGCGAACGAACATCTGATTGCTGCATCTAATTACTGCGCGCAGATGCCGCGTCTGTAATTCTCATCCAAACTAACAGGGCCTAATTCCCCTACACATTTCTGATTGTCTTGGCCATGATAAGGAAGAAGCCAAGGATGGCGAGTGTGAAGGATATGCCTTTGCTTCAGGATGGTCCACCACCGGGTGGGTTTCTTCCGGTTCGGTATGCTCGTCGGATCTCCAACACGGGTCCGAGCGCTATGGCTATTTTCCGGTGCTTTTGTTTGGGGGGATGTACCAAGTCGGCCAAGGCAACAAAATACGCAGGTAAATTATATAGATTCTAGctcaaaattttacttttttttctggGAACAAGTAACCTTAAAAGCTtcaaattttgtgtgtttgtagTGTTAAATTGGTTATGAATAACACACTGTAGGTTAATTAACGATCCCTTGAGCTTTGGTGAAGATGATACTAGTTACTTGTGTTTGCTTGATACAGTATCATTACACAACACCAAAGCTTCAGTTTTTAGTCTTTATTTAGTTTACTAATAACCCATTTTATGGCTAATTAGTTGAACCCTTGAGATTTAGTGAAGAAAGCATTGTAATTGGAAAAGGATGATGATACCAGTTACTTGGGTTTTGGTTTTTAGGTGGTCGGATTGTGATTTATCAGCTTGACAACAACACATGTTATCCTCTGTTGGTCAGCAATTCAGTTTCTTAATGATGACGAAAATGTTATAATGAGAATAATGTGTCACCACAAAGGTTCTAATTAAGATTTGCTGTGGTGATGATAGAGCGTTGAAGGAAGAGAAATACGCTGCGCGTAGAGCTATTCTTCCCATTCTTCaagcagaagaagatgaaaggtttacaaaacaaaaccaaaaaaagttaTGTTTCTTGTGGTATACTAGTCAGAGTTCAACTGAATCACATGTGTTTATTTGTAAATAGGTTTGTGTCTGAGTGGAACAAGTATCTAGATTACGAGGCTGATGTGATGAAAGATGTTCCTGGTTGGAAAGTTGTATAACTCTGGTCGTTGGATGCCTCCAGCTACTGGAGAGCTTCGTCCTGATGTCTGGTCATATATTATCAATGCCTCCTtttcatgatgatgatgaatattGTGTAAGCATTTTAGAACCTTGCTGtgtctcttcttcttattcatCATATAATAAGAGAAATGATACATACACACTTCATGTATTGAGGAACATATTCTTGTTTTATTTCATTCACACCTTTCTTGTCTCTTTGTCAATAGGAAACTTGGGTTTCTACATAGATAGATTTTGTTCACATTTTCTAATCAAGTTTTGAAACTTCAGTATGTTTTCACATAAAAGTAGCTTATATATAATATGGTAACAAACACATTACCAACAAAATAAATTGATGTCTAAGAGTGGGAAGCCACATCTTCCTTACAACCAAAAAAtgcaaaatcatataaatttaaaaatatggtaATGCCAATATTGTGTGTGAACCCAGTAAGGGTCTCTATCAATATTTCTCCAATAACAAAAGGTTAAAAAACCGATTACAAAAAATTAGTTGTACATAGAGATGTTTCTTGCCACACAAGTAAAATATTGTCTGCTTTAACCTAACCTCCCTGAAGAGAATGAACACGTAAGAATCAAATCAGGAGAGACGTAAGAATCAAATCAGCCCTCTGAAACCCCTATTGACGAAACCTGTAGGATTCTACGTAGCGTAAATCTGTGCGAGGGAGTAAAGGAATACTGTACAATTTCAGTTGTCAGATGAAGAACGGACCAAATAGGTCTCAGTCCTTTAGAAAGTGGAAGTTAGGGTTATCAGCGAGTTCGACCGCTGCCTTTACATTGGTAAATTCCTTTTCTTGCATACAGTTGGAGATCTCATCGGCTGCAAAGGGGATGCTGAGTTTCACAAAGACAGTTTCATGAGGTGTTATGGTGGTGAATAATGTCTGAATAACTGCGAGAAATTTACAAGTCCTTAATATTTTTAGTACCTGGAATCATTGTCTAACGAGAACGAACGGCTGTCTTCGTCTTCATCTGTAATTAGAAGTTTCAAATTGGAAATCACCTGCATCGACAGAAAACATAAAGCAGATAATGAAATGATACAAGAAGATTTGGTAACATGTATTATCGTTTATTTGAGAGATGTAAAGAGGAAACATACGTCCGGAGATACATTCTGATCCTTGTCGTCATCAATTTTGCAGAGGGTACATATTCTATACAATTGCTGAGTACTAAGAGCCTGAGAGATTAAAgaaagagataagagagagatCAGAAGAGGGTGTATTCTCCAAGCacctttccttttcttttttatcttgGAAAGGAGAGAGTAGTTACCGGGCAGAGGTTAGTGGTAAGATCATCATATGTAATTGTCGACTTTTGTTCTGTAACCTGGAAGAGGAATCAGTTGATATGTTCAGGacaaaggaagaagagagagtgtTTTACTGTTAATTCAAGTTTCTGTAaatttgcttttaaaagaaaagacaGACCAGGAGCACCACTGCTTGTCTTGTGTGTTTGAGTTCATCCCATGAAGACCCTACAAACTGCATTCAAGATTGCAATCAAGAGACTGAGCTGTTTGGTTACTAAGATAGGCAAATGAACTTTTACCTCTTCAGTTGCTAGGCTACACCATGCCTCTAGTTCATTTAAGAAAGCATCCACCCTTTTGCCCATGTTGAATGTACAGCATTCTTGTTGCATGAGGCTGCATTAGTTTATGTTACATCTTTCAGATCAATATTTGATGGGTGGTTTATACAAGGTTGATGAGGGGAGTGTAGTTTACCTGTTAAAGACTTGAACGTTGATGCCTTGGAATGTTTGGCTGAATATCTTCTgagcaagaaacagaggaaCCTGTAACAAGAAATTTTCTCAGAGAGGACATTTAAGTAGATACAGTTAAAATTACCCTCGAATGAAGAAGAGTTCTTACGTAGTTTTTCTGCAATGTGCCGAGAAGCCGGTTCAATAGATCTATGATGCCTTGCCAAGTTTCCTCTGGTGCATTGTCTGCTGATGGTTTTGCCGGTGTATTCTCTTCAGATATCTTTGCATGTGGGTCCTCTTCAGACGGCTTTTCTGGTGAACTACCTTCAGGCAGCTTTTCTGGTGGAATCTTATCTTCAGATGGCTTTGCTGGTGAGTTCTGTTCAGATGACTGAGCTGGTAAGTCATCTGAAGAGGGCTCATTTGATGAATCTTTCAGTCCCTGAGCCATGAGTTGAGAACTAACAAGTGAGATGACCATATCTTGCAATGATTCATGATCTTAAgagttactctctctctctttcgtaATAGATGAAGTTTTGGTTCTTTGTACACATGttaaaatttttacttttttcttaaaattccattgaaaatataatttcaaacaaatttttcaattataaacaaaatagtaAAAACAAAATTGGCTCCATAGTTTTTGATAAAATGAAAGTTACCTAGATACatgaaaaacatcatctatattgaaacgaaaggagtatgattttttttcttcaggaAACCATATATATAGATGGGTTTACCTGAATGCATGACAAGAGCACGGGCTCTAATTCTCTCTTCACATTCTCTTGCACTATTCCATATATCGTTTCAACGTAAGCTGTGAGCTGCTGCTTGAAAAGCAAAGCCGGAACTTTAGCATCTACTTGTTGCACTACGTCTCCTGAAAGGCTTCCCGAAGAGGGTGAACGGAAACCCTGAGACATAGCCAGTCATGCCCCAACAAGATACgttaaaactttttaagttagaGATTTTATGACCATTTTCAACATGCTATTCTTGGAGACAATGAATAATATGTTGTTACCTGTGTCATCCTACCAAAAAATGAAGTCGGCTGAGGAGGTAACCTCGGACTTGCACTGCTTGTGCTATGGTTTTTCAAGCTTCTTTGAAGCAAGAACAGTAGCGTAGATGTGTTTGTTAGCCAATAGGTCAAATGATCATTGTCTTCCGGATTCTAGCAAAGGGACATAAAAGAAGAAACATGATGTGCGAACCATGAATGCTACAAAGCGATATACTAATATGTAAACTTTAGGTTACCTCAATAGCAGAACCAAAAACAGGAACCATACGATCAAAGATACTGGTCTTCTCTGCTTCGAATACTTTCCAGTGTATGAGACATTTGTATATTGTGAACGCCGCAACAGGCTTCCCATGGCTGAATCCGACCTTTTGTGAAACAAACTTGATAAGGACGTCAACGTATTCCTGCATCATCAAAAACATAACATAACTACTTAACCAATGCTTAAGAGGTATCTCACATTGTTAGTTTTTGTTTCCGTTAGGCACATTACATGGGGTTGTCGTTCAATCCGAGATCGCCTGAAAGAAATTGTCCCAAACCTTCTTGATGGTATAGGAGCCAATGATGCCTGTAAGAAATAGCAAAGATGATTAAAAGTGTATGTAATAACAGTTCATCCAACTTGTAAGTTTGGACCACTTACATGATGTCCGTTCTCCATTGGCTTTCAAGAGGTACATGAATAGGAAGAGGTCAAGACTTTTCTTgaagaaaatttatataaagaatATATGAGACATTGCATAGAGGGAGTTTACCGGAGGTCCTGTAAATGACATCTGAGAAGACATTTTCCGGGAAGCTGAATGAGCTAGTGCTTGCTGCCGGAGAATCTTGTCTTCTGTCTCCATGTCAGAGACCTTTTCCTCAAGCCTAAAGATAAGAAGTAAATAAGTAATGCATATATGTAGTAACTTGATTAAGAATGGTAACTCAATGGAGCGTCACCtcgaagttgaattaatctaaTACGAGTTATGTTGAATAAATTATGAGAGGATGTAGATAGACAAACCTTTGCATGGATGTTTTTAACTCGATTAGTTTTGTCTCTGCCTCTACAACCTGCTGAAGCCTCTCTTCGCAAAGTTTACTTGCTTCCTCATACTTATTCTCTGTGTCTACAACCTTCTGAAGCCTCTCTTCACAAAGTCTACTTGCTTCCTCATACTTATTCTCTGtttcaattattttcttttccaacaAATCTACCAGATCCTGTGGAATTTTCAATAAGTTTTAAGGGAGACATAACCCACACAAACTTGTAATGGTGAAAGGATACATTGTCTGAAAAAACTTACAAATAGTTCTTTGTTTTCAGCAGCAAgttttttggtcatttcattatcaATATCCTCAGTTGAACTCTCTTCTTTAATCATGTGTGCACCCTCCTTTTCCTTCTCTAACGAACTCACCAGTGCCTGAAAAGTGTCATACATCAGAtcaacgacaaaaaaaaaacaatcatgaaaatattaaaatgagcaTGATTAGAGCATATACTACAAGCTTACCTTGAGACGTTCATTCTCAGCTGCAAGATCACTCACAATCTCATAATCAGATGAAGCGCTCTCCTTCAACTGCTCTGTGATGTGTGAGCTTGTTTCGTCATGTTTTCGGTCTAAGGCATCTATTTTCTCCTCCAATGAACTGACCAACGCCTAATAAATGGTGTGTGCTTGATGAGATATATAGATTATAAAGATTGTGTTTCAGAATCAATATCAAGAAAGCCTACCTTTAGTTGTTGATTTTCAGCTTCAAGTTTTATGATGACATCATTGTCAATGACGGGAACCTCTTGTTTTTCACTTTGCTTACCTGTTTCTTCATAGTTGGTCTCGGATTCATCAGTTTTCCTTTGTAATGAGCTCACCAACTCCTATGAAGTTATAAGGACACAAAATCATActactaaaattttaatgttatgTAACTTTCAACCACAATATAAAACCTTTATGGCCTTACCTTGAGATTTTCATTTTCTGCGGCAAGATCATGCGTCATCTCTAGATCCTTAGCAAGTTCTTCAAATTCTAATTGCATGTCCTGTAAAGCGGACTGCAACTTCAAGATCTCTTCGCTTTTGGTTTCTTGAGTTTCCCCCAGCTGAAGTTTCATATCATTTAAAGCTGCTTTTAATTCTTCCACTTCTTGATTTTTGGCTCCCTCAAGCTCCATCTGCATAAGTAGCCAGATCAGATGCCTCATATCAtggtttaagaaaataaaacattccgtgTGAAAAGCCATGTGTGACATGTACCCTCATCTGTTTCTCAAGCTCTAAGATTGAAGTGAGTTCTTTTAATTCCTTCTCTAACTTAGTATTAGTTTCTTGGAGGGCTCCTGTTTCCTTAGCAGCCTGGAATACAAAGAATATTATGACGTAGGCACATAGCTGCATGCATATGATCCAGTGAAGTTGTTGAAAAACATAAGTTTCATGGAAGGTGAAGAAAGAATGTCACCATTTTAAGCTTCCGCAATTCTCGGCGTGCAACTTTTACTCTCCAGCCACACTGAGTGGTAATAGCTGCTTTCTTCATTCTTAAATACCGACGACGACACAGACATCTTCTGATTTGACTCTGTGGAATAAGTAACTTTTGCATGTTATTGATACtcaaaaagaatgaaaaattatttgtCATAAAAAATGAGGTTTTAAAACTTGCTTGAATAATAATTGCCGCATGTCTCTTCTTCCTGTACTGAAGTTCAACTAGAGCAACCATTGCACGCAACTCAGTCTGAATATAAACAGCTGAAATACACAAATTTTTATAGGCTGTTTGACATATATACGTCCGCGCCTGCTTCTGAATTCTCAGAGAAGCTGCTTCTCTTCTCATGGACTCAAACTGAAGCCGCGCCATGCGCCCTGTAGTCATATGGGAGAAAGAAGCCTAATGAGACATGAAAAACTATGAAGCTAAAAATTCTTAGCACAAAATGTATTACCTCTACAAAAGGCTTGGATATCTCTTGAAGCAGACTGCaacatcatatattttttacgaGATTGATAAGTTAGGACTTTTCTCTGTATGATCCTAGCTGAGTGGCCAAGAGCTTCAGAACGGTGAGCATCCAGTTCTGCCATCTGACCTGCCCTAAGAAACACCTTTGTCTTCCCTATCTGtgatttgaaagataaatgtaGTGACATAAGAGTCTTGTGAAGTGTGACCGAAAGTGTAAATGGCAGTAtcctttatttgttttttggcCATAAAAAATAACGAACTGTAAGATAAGAATATGAAAACGCACCTGAAAACCTTTTAGCTCCACTTTTGCTAATAGCTTTTTGCAAGCATCAACTTCGTCAAAGCTTTAAACATAAACATAGGCAGAAAACGGTTTTATATGAGTCAAATCATTAACTATTATTTGCATTGGACTAATAATTTAGATATTAATTGCGAAAGTTAATAATGGTGAATCTACCTTTTGTTTGCAGCCTCCGGGAATAAAATTCGGAACCTAGTTAAAAATTCACTGAAAGGCTTTCTAGTAGGATATCCAGCACAACTAATCCTAATGGCTTCCAAGACCCCCTGAGCTCAGAAAATGATGTAGAGGTCAAAATTTTGTTGCAGTTGCAAAAAATAAAAGCATGAGGTTCTCTGAAAATATTAAGCTTACCCCACACCTAAGTTGATGCAGAACGTTAATGTTCTCAAAAATCTCTGGCTTAAGAACGTTATTTGGTTTAACACAGCGTATGTAGTGAGGCTCTGTGGTGTTCAACGTCTCGAGTAAAGATTGTAGTTGTTGCTGTATATCATTAGTACATGGTCAGAATCACGGTATAATGTATAAGGAGAATTTGTTGAACTTAGCATCATCAGACCTTGAATTGAGAGCCTATTGATGAGAACTTTGATGAGTTGGAGGATTCCAATCGCAATTTTGGAAACAAAGATGAGACAAAGGAGCAGTCTGAAGAGTTCATGAGAGCTTGATGTTCTCTAACAACGTAATCTTTGTTCTTGTCCAAAAACAGTTCAGTCTGATAAGTGACCTGAAATTAAACAAGAATATGGTCATCACACCAAGTTTCAAAATTTTGCCACTAACAAACATTTATAAGAACAAGCTTCTGAGGCACTAACATCACCAGCATAATGGCATATGGTAAAGTCTGTACGAGCCAATTTTGGTTTGGTGAAACGCTTGTGGCCATTAAATGTCTGGTATAGCTTTTGCGCAAGTGTATCATGTGTTGATTTTGGAAACATACTGTAGAGGCAAACACAAACTCAGCCACGCATATTgaagaaaacaaacaagaaataaataaagtaCATGATGTTTTGATACATTACCAAGCCTCATCGATAAGGGCAATAATCCCACCAGGTTTCTGATCATGAAACAATTTGGTGTTAGAAACTAAAAATCAACATATGTCTGAAACTGGATCTCTACTAGGAAATGGATCATAGGTTCCAACACTACTCATTGTGATACTACTTACCTTTTCTATAAGATCGAGAACATCTTGATTATCAATGAACTCTATGTAACTCCAGTCAATCTCTTCTTTAGTATACTCTTCTTGCTCCATTTTGAACACATGCTGTAAAAGATAGGAACACATGCATGAATATGGATCAACGTAAAATAAGATcaatcaagaatcaagaatcTGAGAAGAGCACTAGTCTCCAACCTGGTTGAAATGCTGTTGCAGCTTCTCGTTTGTCAGGTTTATACAAAACTGTTCAAAGCTACAAAAATTTTGTGAAAAGAGAAAACGTTGGAATTGTAACAAAAGGATGATTACTGCTATCAGTTGAACCGCAGAAGGAACGATCAATAGTGTGAAGATTACTATTGTCAGAAACTACAAGAAAATCTTAAGTAACTTGAaagctaagtttttttttttttttttttttttttaatcaactcTAAGGTATTCATTCAGAAAGCGTATCTAGTtaagaatcaaatcacaaaaGGATATTTAACATTTGATGAATATAAGAGCATACCGGTTAAGCACCTGTTTGTCTTAAAACTCTCGAATCCATATATATCCAGGACTCCAATAATGTATTCTGAACTTGGGTCTTGTCCAATGGAGTTATTGATCTTAGTCACAAGCCTGAGAGCATTAAATTTATAACCTTTTAGCAATTTAAATCTAAAGAATGACGTTAAGCCCTTCGATAAGAGTCCATTATTGTAAACCTACCAATCAAACAGTTTAGAATAGACAATCTTGGCAAGAGCATCTCTGCTTAGAGCTGCACTACCAGGATCAAGCGACTTTGTAATGCTTTCACCACGAGTCACCATCACTCTTTTGCACAAGGAGTCTTCTAGAGCTTTCTCATCACACCTATACCAACAAAGATCAATCATGGTTCTAACTTCTgtagaaaataaatatgttattcAGATGAAGAATGTACATGAAAAGTTCAGCAGCCACTTTCAGATGGAACCGGGATTTATCGTCCTTAGGCTCTGCAGCATCTGATTCTTCTCCCTTTTCAAACTCAATGTTTCCTAAATGAAGGATAGCAGCAACTGTCCGGAAGATTGCATCCTACAAAAGTAGAATGTAAGAAGAGGTTTCCTCATTACTGATCATGTAAAATGACCAACCAGAAAGTACCTGCTCTTCAGAACTAATCCCAACAACATCCATAGCTTTCCTCGTAGCTAGATACTCCTTGGCATCATCAAGTGCACTCAACGAATAGCAATTCGATTGATTTAGGTAGTGAAATGTGCTTGGTTCCCCCAACTTGTACTGCTCAATTTCCTGAAAGCTAAAAGCATTAGACATGCAGAACTTTCACATGTACTAGCTAATGTACGCATGGCCGGTTCTGGGCAAAACTGAAACATTTGCATATGACTCACagaatttttgaagaaaattacataaaaatagGCTCccaaatttgtatataaaaaaattaataaaatatttactaaatCGCCTACAACCAAATCTCATGGCCGGATCTGAATGTACGCATGGAAGGGACCATAGTTACCTGTTCTGGCGCAGCGCAAAGCATGTAAAAGCAATGATAGTTTCTTTCAGGATCAGAAACTTGGCAAACTCTTGACCTCTCAAGCAAATATGTTCTAATAGCAGCTCCTGAGATTCTTCCCATATGATTGAATTGAATCTCCACAAATTTACCAAAACGACTGCAATATGAGATTTACCAATATATGTCAAGTTGTGGCTTCAACAAAATAACAAGAACagagaaaaatcaagaaatgtTAAAGACAGTCCCACCTTGAATTATTGTTTTTGACGGTTTTGGCATTACCAAAAGCTTCTAAAACTGGATTTGACTGCAAATAAGTTGAGAAGAGTAAGAATACATCTATGTTTAATAAGAGAATGTAGATAGATAGTGTTTATCTACCTCCAAAACTTGCTGTTCTACGGAGCGTCCTTCACTCTGAGCTTTTCCGCCCATGAATGCAAGATACTGCATGAGCATCTTTGTGCTCTCTGTCTTCCCAGCACCGCTTTCTCCACTCACCAAGATCGCCTGGCTTACTCCCTCGTTGatcatttttctaaattttaatgattgtgagtccccaaaaaaaaaacaggtagTGCTAGTTAAAAATGGTTCatctacaaaacaaaaacaagaagatAACCTGTATGCAGAATCAGCAACAGCAAAAGGATGTGGGCTTAACTCTCCAAAATCCGAGCCTTTATATTGTTCCATTATATCATTTCCGTATAGGT
The window above is part of the Brassica napus cultivar Da-Ae chromosome C3, Da-Ae, whole genome shotgun sequence genome. Proteins encoded here:
- the LOC106388027 gene encoding myosin-10-like isoform X1, which gives rise to MAALGSLVWVEDTDDAWIDGEVVEANDDDVKVICQTKTVVAKANAVYPKDPEFPELGVDDMTKLAYLHEPGVLLNLKARYNANEIYTYTGNILIAVNPFKRLPHLYGNDIMEQYKGSDFGELSPHPFAVADSAYRKMINEGVSQAILVSGESGAGKTESTKMLMQYLAFMGGKAQSEGRSVEQQVLESNPVLEAFGNAKTVKNNNSSRFGKFVEIQFNHMGRISGAAIRTYLLERSRVCQVSDPERNYHCFYMLCAAPEQEIEQYKLGEPSTFHYLNQSNCYSLSALDDAKEYLATRKAMDVVGISSEEQDAIFRTVAAILHLGNIEFEKGEESDAAEPKDDKSRFHLKVAAELFMCDEKALEDSLCKRVMVTRGESITKSLDPGSAALSRDALAKIVYSKLFDWLVTKINNSIGQDPSSEYIIGVLDIYGFESFKTNSFEQFCINLTNEKLQQHFNQHVFKMEQEEYTKEEIDWSYIEFIDNQDVLDLIEKKPGGIIALIDEACMFPKSTHDTLAQKLYQTFNGHKRFTKPKLARTDFTICHYAGDVTYQTELFLDKNKDYVVREHQALMNSSDCSFVSSLFPKLRLESSNSSKFSSIGSQFKQQLQSLLETLNTTEPHYIRCVKPNNVLKPEIFENINVLHQLRCGGVLEAIRISCAGYPTRKPFSEFLTRFRILFPEAANKSFDEVDACKKLLAKVELKGFQIGKTKVFLRAGQMAELDAHRSEALGHSARIIQRKVLTYQSRKKYMMLQSASRDIQAFCRGRMARLQFESMRREAASLRIQKQARTYICQTAYKNLCISAVYIQTELRAMVALVELQYRKKRHAAIIIQASFKTSFFMTNNFSFFLSINNMQKLLIPQSQIRRCLCRRRYLRMKKAAITTQCGWRVKVARRELRKLKMAAKETGALQETNTKLEKELKELTSILELEKQMRMELEGAKNQEVEELKAALNDMKLQLGETQETKSEEILKLQSALQDMQLEFEELAKDLEMTHDLAAENENLKELVSSLQRKTDESETNYEETGKQSEKQEVPVIDNDVIIKLEAENQQLKALVSSLEEKIDALDRKHDETSSHITEQLKESASSDYEIVSDLAAENERLKALVSSLEKEKEGAHMIKEESSTEDIDNEMTKKLAAENKELFDLVDLLEKKIIETENKYEEASRLCEERLQKVVDTENKYEEASKLCEERLQQVVEAETKLIELKTSMQRLEEKVSDMETEDKILRQQALAHSASRKMSSQMSFTGPPPMENGHHASLAPIPSRRFGTISFRRSRIERQPHEYVDVLIKFVSQKVGFSHGKPVAAFTIYKCLIHWKVFEAEKTSIFDRMVPVFGSAIENPEDNDHLTYWLTNTSTLLFLLQRSLKNHSTSSASPRLPPQPTSFFGRMTQGFRSPSSGSLSGDVVQQVDAKVPALLFKQQLTAYVETIYGIVQENVKRELEPVLLSCIQGLKDSSNEPSSDDLPAQSSEQNSPAKPSEDKIPPEKLPEGSSPEKPSEEDPHAKISEENTPAKPSADNAPEETWQGIIDLLNRLLGTLQKNYVPLFLAQKIFSQTFQGINVQVFNSLMQQECCTFNMGKRVDAFLNELEAWCSLATEEFVGSSWDELKHTRQAVVLLVTEQKSTITYDDLTTNLCPALSTQQLYRICTLCKIDDDKDQNVSPDVISNLKLLITDEDEDSRSFSLDNDSSIPFAADEISNCMQEKEFTNVKAAVELADNPNFHFLKD
- the LOC106388027 gene encoding myosin-10-like isoform X2 gives rise to the protein MEQEEYTKEEIDWSYIEFIDNQDVLDLIEKKPGGIIALIDEACMFPKSTHDTLAQKLYQTFNGHKRFTKPKLARTDFTICHYAGDVTYQTELFLDKNKDYVVREHQALMNSSDCSFVSSLFPKLRLESSNSSKFSSIGSQFKQQLQSLLETLNTTEPHYIRCVKPNNVLKPEIFENINVLHQLRCGGVLEAIRISCAGYPTRKPFSEFLTRFRILFPEAANKSFDEVDACKKLLAKVELKGFQIGKTKVFLRAGQMAELDAHRSEALGHSARIIQRKVLTYQSRKKYMMLQSASRDIQAFCRGRMARLQFESMRREAASLRIQKQARTYICQTAYKNLCISAVYIQTELRAMVALVELQYRKKRHAAIIIQASFKTSFFMTNNFSFFLSINNMQKLLIPQSQIRRCLCRRRYLRMKKAAITTQCGWRVKVARRELRKLKMAAKETGALQETNTKLEKELKELTSILELEKQMRMELEGAKNQEVEELKAALNDMKLQLGETQETKSEEILKLQSALQDMQLEFEELAKDLEMTHDLAAENENLKELVSSLQRKTDESETNYEETGKQSEKQEVPVIDNDVIIKLEAENQQLKALVSSLEEKIDALDRKHDETSSHITEQLKESASSDYEIVSDLAAENERLKALVSSLEKEKEGAHMIKEESSTEDIDNEMTKKLAAENKELFDLVDLLEKKIIETENKYEEASRLCEERLQKVVDTENKYEEASKLCEERLQQVVEAETKLIELKTSMQRLEEKVSDMETEDKILRQQALAHSASRKMSSQMSFTGPPPMENGHHASLAPIPSRRFGTISFRRSRIERQPHEYVDVLIKFVSQKVGFSHGKPVAAFTIYKCLIHWKVFEAEKTSIFDRMVPVFGSAIENPEDNDHLTYWLTNTSTLLFLLQRSLKNHSTSSASPRLPPQPTSFFGRMTQGFRSPSSGSLSGDVVQQVDAKVPALLFKQQLTAYVETIYGIVQENVKRELEPVLLSCIQGLKDSSNEPSSDDLPAQSSEQNSPAKPSEDKIPPEKLPEGSSPEKPSEEDPHAKISEENTPAKPSADNAPEETWQGIIDLLNRLLGTLQKNYVPLFLAQKIFSQTFQGINVQVFNSLMQQECCTFNMGKRVDAFLNELEAWCSLATEEFVGSSWDELKHTRQAVVLLVTEQKSTITYDDLTTNLCPALSTQQLYRICTLCKIDDDKDQNVSPDVISNLKLLITDEDEDSRSFSLDNDSSIPFAADEISNCMQEKEFTNVKAAVELADNPNFHFLKD